The proteins below are encoded in one region of Tautonia marina:
- a CDS encoding lactate racemase domain-containing protein: protein MPSAVAIPWGDEPPLELKLPDSWPEPEVIQPVLGGSIADYQAALTTALDAPMGGMDPIEALVGPGSTVAIVVDDPSRWTPVREALPIVLDRLRASGVSESDISISAGVGRHHAVDAEAMRRRVGDEVAASYPCFSPPVDDLAQYEDLGTTADGIPVRVFRPVAQADLRILIGSVLPHLQAGFGGGYKLIFPGTSHRSTLGAIHRVGLGGDAGALLGSIAEANPMRRAIRRAASLLGPCVSISHILGPPGQVFRVASGHPDAVQDHLAAEAARRYRSPAAEPADVVIAGNAPWPGDPMQSFKVLLNHRSACRSGGALVGLFWTDPTEIDRSFPMPVMRAIAATGAPGGVVMRRGLAMADRVTAASGSAASFMVRWARELVVDRDVLVYAPPLRDRIGPRLGPIRLFSDPDELRHRLARLMPSSGSAAPRVRIFPSGGLTYCPSASVKGP from the coding sequence ATGCCGTCCGCCGTTGCGATTCCCTGGGGAGACGAGCCGCCGCTGGAACTGAAGCTCCCGGACTCCTGGCCCGAGCCGGAGGTGATTCAGCCCGTGCTCGGCGGGTCAATCGCGGACTACCAGGCGGCCTTGACCACCGCGCTCGATGCTCCGATGGGAGGCATGGACCCCATCGAGGCCCTGGTCGGTCCAGGGTCCACCGTCGCAATCGTCGTGGACGACCCCTCGCGCTGGACCCCGGTTCGGGAAGCCCTGCCGATCGTCCTGGATCGGCTCAGGGCCAGCGGGGTCTCCGAATCCGACATCAGCATCAGTGCCGGTGTCGGTCGCCATCACGCGGTCGATGCCGAGGCCATGAGGCGCAGGGTCGGCGACGAGGTGGCCGCGTCGTACCCGTGTTTCAGTCCTCCGGTCGATGACCTGGCTCAATACGAGGATCTCGGGACGACGGCCGACGGCATTCCGGTCCGGGTCTTTCGACCCGTGGCGCAGGCGGATCTCCGAATCTTGATCGGTTCAGTGTTGCCGCATCTCCAGGCAGGGTTCGGAGGAGGATACAAGCTTATCTTCCCGGGAACGAGCCATCGCTCAACCCTGGGAGCGATTCACCGGGTCGGCCTGGGAGGAGACGCCGGGGCCTTGCTCGGCTCGATCGCCGAGGCGAACCCGATGCGGCGGGCGATCCGAAGGGCGGCGAGCTTGCTCGGCCCCTGTGTGTCGATCAGTCATATCCTCGGGCCGCCGGGCCAGGTCTTTCGGGTGGCGAGCGGGCACCCCGACGCCGTGCAGGATCACCTCGCCGCCGAGGCCGCCCGGCGCTACCGATCCCCGGCCGCCGAACCAGCCGACGTGGTGATCGCCGGCAACGCTCCGTGGCCGGGCGACCCGATGCAGAGCTTCAAGGTCTTGCTCAATCACCGATCCGCCTGCCGGAGCGGCGGGGCGCTGGTCGGCCTGTTCTGGACCGATCCGACGGAGATTGACCGTTCCTTTCCCATGCCGGTCATGCGGGCGATTGCCGCCACGGGGGCTCCGGGTGGCGTGGTCATGCGTCGCGGCCTGGCGATGGCCGATCGCGTGACGGCGGCCTCGGGCAGTGCCGCCTCGTTCATGGTCCGATGGGCCCGGGAGCTGGTGGTCGATCGAGACGTGCTGGTGTATGCTCCCCCTTTGCGCGATCGGATCGGCCCCCGGCTTGGGCCAATTCGGCTGTTCTCCGATCCGGACGAACTCCGGCATCGCCTCGCCCGCCTGATGCCATCGTCGGGGTCGGCGGCTCCTCGCGTTCGGATTTTCCCGAGCGGCGGCCTGACCTACTGCCCGTCGGCCTCGGTGAAGGGTCCGTGA
- the rtcA gene encoding RNA 3'-terminal phosphate cyclase produces MEWTPTPTGDDDAAIGPARRWRSHAGHGPSFGPHRLTANRWSGPAPAPLPRFAPMDDDDGLPPSPGPACSFPIRSSSNRLVELDGADGEGGGQILRTALTLAMLTGRPFRISRIRANRDRPGLRPQHRSAVMAAAKLSGATVQGATVGSHALTFRPRPFEPTDLDIDIGTAGSTCLVLQTLALPIALRADRGVRVSLTGGTFNLKAPSFPFLDRTWRAYLKQMGLDLALAMPEAGFYPQGGGRLDAWIEPGTPRPLIADRRGALVRISGVAGACKLDARRVADRMRDRAVALLNEAGLDTEIAIDLAHWSGPAPGAAIALVAEHDSETPPSTFVGLGARGKPAEEVAAEAVAELLDHLHAPGQGAVDFHSADQLLLPLALAEGRSLYTVSRVTEHLRTNIRTIAAFLDRRILLEEPDDGDGPGRVIVG; encoded by the coding sequence ATGGAATGGACGCCGACTCCGACCGGGGATGACGACGCGGCGATCGGGCCGGCCCGGCGCTGGCGGTCGCACGCCGGTCATGGCCCCTCCTTCGGACCGCATCGCCTGACGGCGAACCGATGGAGCGGACCGGCCCCGGCCCCGCTTCCGAGGTTCGCCCCGATGGACGACGACGACGGATTGCCCCCATCGCCAGGACCCGCCTGCAGCTTCCCGATCCGATCCTCCTCGAACCGTCTGGTGGAGCTGGACGGCGCCGATGGGGAAGGGGGGGGCCAGATTCTCCGAACCGCCCTGACCCTGGCGATGCTCACCGGCCGACCGTTCCGGATCTCCCGAATCCGGGCCAATCGAGACCGACCCGGCCTGCGTCCGCAGCACCGATCGGCCGTGATGGCCGCCGCGAAGCTCTCGGGAGCGACGGTGCAAGGGGCGACCGTCGGCTCGCATGCCCTGACCTTCCGCCCCCGGCCGTTCGAGCCGACCGACCTGGACATCGACATCGGCACGGCGGGGTCCACCTGCCTGGTCCTGCAAACACTGGCCTTGCCGATCGCCTTACGGGCCGATCGCGGGGTCCGGGTGTCGTTGACCGGCGGCACGTTCAACCTGAAGGCTCCGTCCTTCCCCTTCCTCGACCGGACCTGGCGGGCGTACCTCAAACAGATGGGGCTCGACCTGGCCCTGGCGATGCCCGAAGCCGGGTTTTACCCGCAAGGCGGCGGAAGGCTCGACGCCTGGATCGAGCCGGGAACGCCCCGGCCGTTGATCGCCGATCGCCGCGGGGCACTCGTGCGGATCTCGGGGGTGGCCGGGGCCTGCAAGCTGGACGCTCGACGGGTGGCCGACCGGATGAGAGACCGCGCCGTTGCCTTGCTCAACGAGGCGGGGCTCGACACTGAGATCGCCATCGACCTGGCCCACTGGTCCGGCCCGGCTCCGGGAGCCGCGATCGCACTGGTGGCCGAGCACGACAGCGAGACGCCGCCGAGCACGTTTGTCGGCCTCGGCGCCCGAGGAAAACCGGCCGAGGAGGTCGCCGCCGAGGCCGTGGCCGAGTTGCTCGACCACCTGCACGCCCCCGGCCAGGGGGCGGTCGATTTCCACAGCGCCGATCAACTCCTGCTGCCGCTCGCCCTGGCCGAAGGGCGGAGCCTCTACACCGTCTCCCGAGTCACCGAGCACCTGCGAACCAACATCCGGACGATCGCCGCGTTCCTCGATCGCCGGATCCTCCTCGAAGAACCCGACGACGGCGACGGCCCCGGCCGGGTGATCGTCGGCTGA
- a CDS encoding YidH family protein, with translation MEEPIPRKPPSDVDPRVLLAAERTLLSWTRTGLALMGFGFVVARFGWFLREMAAMGEVTPDPDGSRASLWMGTTLIALGIGVLIGSTFRYRRYHRALTRGDLTLPGSGMGTTLALILALLGLIMLASFLNMGLLR, from the coding sequence ATGGAGGAACCCATCCCCCGGAAGCCCCCTTCAGACGTCGACCCTCGCGTGCTCCTGGCCGCCGAGCGGACCTTGCTCTCGTGGACGAGGACCGGCCTGGCGCTAATGGGGTTTGGCTTCGTGGTGGCCCGCTTCGGCTGGTTCCTCCGCGAGATGGCTGCGATGGGGGAAGTCACTCCCGACCCCGACGGCTCTCGCGCCTCGCTCTGGATGGGAACCACCCTGATCGCCCTGGGCATCGGCGTTCTCATCGGCTCGACCTTCCGCTACCGACGCTACCACCGAGCCCTCACCCGAGGCGACCTGACGCTGCCCGGCTCGGGCATGGGAACCACCCTGGCCCTGATCCTCGCCTTGCTCGGCCTGATCATGCTCGCCTCGTTCCTCAACATGGGCCTGCTTCGTTGA
- a CDS encoding DUF4058 family protein translates to MPGPFPGMDPYLEEKALWPGVHQAFMTFVWGTLNELLPERYVANLNERLYIDEPNRSIIPDAAVYERSSPGGRGWGNPGASASAGVAVLDEPWVLETPLEPIREGFVEILPAREPDRVVTVIELLSPSNKALGTTGREAYLAKQDEVLKSPAHLIEIDLLRSGEHTVAAPRDALARRGIYDYLVSLNRATRRIRFEVWARTIRDRLPRIAVPLLDDDPDLVLDLQPLLDRCYDLGAYARRIDYGNDPVPPLTRADAEWVDLLLRERGLRK, encoded by the coding sequence ATGCCTGGCCCGTTTCCTGGAATGGACCCCTACCTGGAAGAGAAGGCCCTCTGGCCGGGGGTCCATCAGGCGTTCATGACGTTTGTGTGGGGGACGCTCAACGAACTGCTGCCTGAGCGTTACGTGGCCAATCTGAACGAGCGGTTGTACATCGATGAGCCGAATCGGTCGATCATTCCCGATGCCGCGGTTTACGAACGATCATCACCGGGAGGGAGAGGCTGGGGCAACCCCGGGGCGTCGGCGTCGGCCGGGGTGGCGGTGCTGGATGAACCCTGGGTGCTGGAAACGCCGTTGGAGCCGATCCGGGAAGGGTTTGTCGAGATCCTGCCGGCGAGGGAGCCGGATCGGGTGGTGACGGTGATTGAGTTGCTGAGCCCCTCGAACAAGGCGTTGGGGACGACCGGCCGCGAGGCGTATCTGGCCAAGCAGGACGAAGTCCTCAAAAGCCCGGCCCACCTGATCGAGATCGACCTACTCCGGTCGGGAGAGCATACCGTGGCGGCCCCCCGGGATGCGCTGGCTCGCCGAGGGATTTACGACTACCTCGTGAGCCTGAACCGGGCGACGCGCCGGATTCGGTTCGAGGTCTGGGCCAGGACGATCCGAGATCGCCTGCCTCGGATCGCCGTTCCGTTGCTCGATGATGATCCCGACCTGGTGCTTGACCTGCAACCGCTGCTCGATCGCTGTTATGACCTCGGGGCCTATGCCCGCCGGATCGACTACGGGAATGACCCGGTTCCTCCCCTGACCAGGGCCGACGCCGAGTGGGTCGACCTCTTGCTCCGCGAGCGGGGCCTGCGGAAATGA
- the hpnH gene encoding adenosyl-hopene transferase HpnH, with protein sequence MRYPFGFTLAQAKHRNRMERAGIDRYPTVLMLEPLYTCNLACIGCSTERYTGKLKDRMTVEQCLKAVDDCGAPIVNICGGEPTLYPELKELIDELIARKKYIIICTNALRLHDKFYGIIPPSDHLFLMIHLDGMRETHDYITKRAGVFDTAIEAIRKGKDLGYTLYLNTTVYKQTDVAEVEELCKLVDELKAKGILISPGYEYESVDADVFLTKEQIHEKFKAIRAFSKKYKVSATPAFLEFAAGLRELPCAPWSTVNYTPKGWKAPCYLIEGEGYYDDWNEFWQTTDWAYWESRQDRRCQNCKMHSGFEHSAVTEAMKTIKGTVQLAAWSLGG encoded by the coding sequence ATGCGATACCCCTTCGGATTCACCCTGGCCCAGGCCAAGCACCGCAACCGCATGGAACGCGCCGGGATCGACCGCTACCCGACCGTCCTGATGCTCGAACCGCTTTATACCTGCAACCTCGCCTGCATCGGCTGCTCGACCGAACGCTACACCGGCAAGCTCAAGGACCGCATGACCGTCGAGCAATGCCTCAAGGCCGTCGACGACTGCGGCGCCCCGATCGTCAACATCTGCGGCGGCGAGCCGACCCTCTACCCCGAACTCAAAGAGCTGATCGACGAGCTGATCGCCCGCAAGAAATACATCATCATCTGCACCAATGCCCTCCGCCTGCACGACAAGTTCTACGGCATCATCCCGCCGAGCGATCACCTGTTCCTGATGATCCACCTCGACGGCATGCGCGAAACTCATGACTACATCACCAAGCGCGCCGGCGTCTTCGACACCGCAATCGAGGCCATCCGCAAGGGCAAGGATCTGGGGTATACTCTTTACTTAAACACCACCGTCTACAAGCAAACCGATGTGGCCGAAGTCGAGGAACTGTGCAAACTGGTCGATGAACTCAAAGCCAAGGGCATTCTCATTTCACCCGGATACGAATATGAAAGCGTCGACGCCGACGTCTTCCTGACCAAGGAGCAGATTCACGAGAAATTCAAGGCCATCCGTGCCTTCTCGAAGAAGTACAAGGTCAGCGCCACCCCAGCCTTCCTCGAATTCGCCGCCGGACTTCGAGAGCTTCCCTGTGCCCCCTGGTCAACCGTCAACTACACTCCGAAAGGCTGGAAGGCCCCCTGCTACCTGATCGAAGGCGAGGGATACTACGACGACTGGAACGAGTTCTGGCAAACCACCGACTGGGCCTACTGGGAAAGCCGCCAGGACCGCCGCTGTCAGAACTGCAAGATGCACTCCGGATTCGAACACAGCGCCGTCACCGAAGCGATGAAAACCATCAAGGGCACCGTCCAGCTCGCCGCCTGGTCTCTGGGCGGCTGA
- the asnB gene encoding asparagine synthase (glutamine-hydrolyzing), with amino-acid sequence MCGICGAAWTTSGAGPTDAQLGAMIARLEHRGPDDLGLFRDAHAALGFRRLSILDLPGGHQPMSNEDGTIHVAFNGEIYNFPELRNRLEARGHTLRSAGDTEVISHLYEDEGPGFPRLLRGMFAIAVWDAPRKRLVLTRDRLGQKPLVYRVAPDRILFASELKALLTLPESDLPRRIDPLSLDRYLTYGYIPHPRTILQDVHKLPPAHTLVWHDGHVELHRYWEPDWNLEINRPVEQDAEYLRATLSDAVREQMAADVPLGAFLSGGIDSTIIVGLMQRHATHRVKTFSIGFDDPAFDETSYARMAAEFLGTEHHAFVVKPEAWETLPGLAWHFDEPFADSSALPTWHVARMTREHVTVALTGDAGDELFGGYDRYRGIALAEAVAKVPGGIGRWLGGPVARSLPASSRAKTKLRAAKRWLEAVGLSPTARYLRWMTSFDEETRAGLYADPFLEELTQAADREPDEADPALVLDRALNVASDRDPVTQAMVADLLTYLPGDLLTKVDIASMAHGLECRGPFLDHRVVELALALPLDRKLRLSKGRSKVILKRAFADFIPPPIRTRSKMGFGVPIDRWFRGDLRDELRAVLLDPVSLGRDLFRPEAIERMIAEHADGRRDHAYRLWALLMLELWFRHHLDPSPGHPNGPLAFPSKMQNSTDTNPPIA; translated from the coding sequence ATGTGCGGCATTTGCGGGGCAGCCTGGACCACCTCGGGAGCCGGCCCGACCGATGCGCAGCTCGGCGCGATGATCGCTCGCCTCGAACACCGAGGACCGGACGACCTGGGCCTTTTCCGAGACGCCCACGCCGCCCTCGGGTTCCGCCGCCTCTCCATCCTCGACCTGCCCGGCGGCCACCAGCCGATGAGCAACGAGGACGGCACCATCCATGTCGCCTTTAATGGAGAAATCTACAACTTTCCCGAACTCCGAAACCGCCTCGAAGCCCGAGGCCACACCCTCCGATCGGCCGGTGACACCGAGGTCATCAGCCACCTCTATGAAGACGAAGGCCCCGGCTTCCCCCGATTGCTCCGCGGCATGTTCGCCATCGCCGTCTGGGACGCCCCTCGCAAGCGGCTCGTCCTGACCCGCGACCGCCTCGGCCAGAAACCCCTCGTCTACCGGGTCGCACCCGACCGCATCCTCTTTGCCAGCGAATTGAAGGCGCTACTCACCCTGCCCGAATCAGATCTGCCAAGACGGATCGACCCGCTCTCACTCGATCGCTACCTGACCTATGGATACATCCCGCATCCTCGGACGATCCTTCAGGATGTTCACAAGCTCCCCCCGGCCCACACCCTCGTCTGGCACGACGGGCATGTGGAGCTGCACCGTTACTGGGAGCCCGACTGGAATCTCGAAATCAATCGGCCGGTCGAGCAAGACGCCGAGTACCTCCGCGCCACCCTTTCCGACGCCGTCCGCGAGCAAATGGCCGCCGATGTGCCCCTCGGCGCGTTTCTCTCTGGTGGCATCGACTCGACGATCATCGTCGGCCTGATGCAACGGCACGCGACTCATCGCGTCAAAACATTTTCCATCGGCTTTGATGATCCGGCGTTTGATGAAACCTCGTATGCCCGGATGGCCGCCGAGTTTCTCGGGACCGAGCATCATGCCTTCGTCGTCAAGCCCGAGGCCTGGGAAACCCTCCCTGGCCTGGCCTGGCACTTCGACGAGCCGTTCGCCGACAGCTCGGCCCTTCCCACCTGGCACGTCGCTCGGATGACCCGCGAGCATGTCACCGTCGCCCTGACCGGAGACGCCGGCGACGAGCTGTTCGGCGGCTACGACCGATACCGGGGGATCGCCCTGGCCGAAGCCGTGGCCAAAGTGCCCGGCGGGATCGGCCGATGGCTCGGCGGCCCGGTCGCCCGATCCCTCCCGGCCTCAAGCCGTGCCAAGACGAAGCTCCGGGCCGCGAAGCGGTGGCTTGAAGCGGTCGGCCTTTCCCCGACGGCTCGATACCTCCGCTGGATGACCAGCTTCGATGAGGAGACCCGGGCCGGCCTCTATGCCGACCCGTTCCTTGAGGAACTGACCCAGGCCGCCGATCGTGAACCCGACGAGGCCGATCCGGCCCTCGTCCTCGACCGGGCGCTCAACGTGGCCTCAGACCGTGATCCGGTCACGCAGGCGATGGTTGCCGACCTTCTTACCTACTTGCCTGGGGACTTGCTCACAAAAGTGGACATTGCCAGCATGGCCCACGGGCTCGAATGCCGCGGGCCGTTCCTCGATCACCGGGTCGTCGAGCTGGCCCTGGCCCTGCCGCTCGATCGCAAGCTCCGGCTCAGCAAAGGGCGATCGAAAGTCATTCTCAAGCGAGCGTTTGCCGATTTCATTCCCCCACCGATCCGGACCCGCTCGAAGATGGGTTTCGGCGTGCCGATCGACCGCTGGTTCCGCGGCGACCTCCGCGACGAACTTCGTGCCGTCCTGCTCGACCCGGTCAGCCTCGGCCGCGACCTTTTCCGCCCCGAGGCGATCGAGCGGATGATCGCCGAGCACGCCGACGGCCGACGCGACCACGCCTACCGCCTCTGGGCCTTGCTCATGCTCGAACTCTGGTTCCGGCACCACCTCGACCCCTCGCCAGGACACCCAAACGGCCCTTTGGCTTTTCCTTCAAAGATGCAGAACTCAACAGACACGAATCCTCCCATTGCTTGA